From a single Streptomyces sp. NBC_00377 genomic region:
- a CDS encoding DNA-3-methyladenine glycosylase yields the protein MIATPDRTPLPRTFFDRPVLEVAQDLLGRLLVRTTPDGPIALRLTEVEAYDGPNDPGSHAYRGPTARNGVMFGPPGHVYVYFTYGMWHCMNLVCGPDGRASAVLLRAGEIVEGAEAARKRRLSARNDKELAKGPARLATALGVDRTLDGTDACAAGDTPLRILTGTPVRSDQVRNGPRTGVSGDGSVHPWRYWVADDPTVSPYRAHVPRRRRS from the coding sequence TCGACCGCCCTGTCCTGGAGGTGGCCCAGGATCTGCTCGGCCGCCTCCTCGTCCGTACGACCCCCGACGGTCCGATCGCCCTGCGCCTCACGGAGGTCGAGGCATACGACGGTCCGAACGACCCCGGCTCCCACGCCTATCGCGGCCCCACGGCCCGCAACGGCGTCATGTTCGGTCCGCCCGGACATGTGTACGTCTACTTCACCTACGGCATGTGGCACTGCATGAACCTCGTCTGCGGTCCCGACGGCAGGGCGAGCGCGGTCCTGCTCCGCGCCGGTGAGATCGTCGAAGGGGCCGAAGCGGCCCGCAAACGTCGACTCTCGGCCCGAAATGACAAGGAACTGGCCAAAGGACCCGCCCGCCTGGCCACCGCCCTGGGCGTGGACCGGACCCTCGACGGTACGGACGCCTGCGCCGCGGGCGACACCCCCCTGAGGATCCTGACCGGGACCCCGGTCCGGTCCGACCAGGTACGCAACGGCCCGCGCACCGGAGTCTCCGGCGACGGATCGGTCCACCCCTGGCGGTACTGGGTGGCCGACGACCCGACGGTGAGCCCCTATCGCGCCCACGTCCCCCGGCGCCGTCG